In Deltaproteobacteria bacterium, the sequence CGCGCGGTACTCGGTCACGATGCCATCGAAGTGCGCGCGATCGAAGCCGACGAGGTCCATCTTGTTGACGACCACCGCGACCTGGCGGATGCCCAGCATGCCGAGCAGGTACCCGTGCCGGCGGCTGTTCTCGCGAACGCCCTCCTTGGCATCGATGAGCAGCACCGCGGCCTCGGCCCGCGCGGCGCCGGTCACCATGTTCTTGAGGAACTCGATGTGCCCCGGCGCATCGATGATGATGTAGTCCCGCGAGTCGCTGCGGAAGAAGACGCGCGCGGCGTCGATGGTGATGCCCTGGTCCTGCTCGGCTTCGAGGGCGTCGAGCAGGAACGCGTACTCGAACACCTTGCCCTGGCGCTCGCAGGTGGCGCGCACCTTCTCGAGCTTGCCGTCACCCAGCACGCCGGTGTCGGCCAGCAGGCGACCGACCAGGGTGGACTTGCCGTGATCGACGTGGCCGACGATCACGATCTGCATGGTCTCGCGGGCGTCCGCGGTCGCTACCGGCTGGTCCACGTCACATGTACCCTTCGCGACGGAGCTTCTCCATCGCATACGTGTCTTCCTGGTCCTGGGCCCGGCCGGCGCGCTCCGGCACGTTGGTACGGCGCAGCTCGACCAGAATGTCGCCCGTGGTGCGGGCAGTCGACTCGATCTTGCTGGTGCAGCACTCGCAACCGATCGAGCGGTAGCGGTGGCCGGTGCCATCATCGAAGTAGATGTCGATGATCGGGATCCGCTCGCGCTCGATGTACTCCCAGACGTTGGTCTCGGTCCAGTCGAGCAGCGGGTGGATGCGGACGTGGGTGCCGGCCGCGAAGTCGGTCTTGAACTGGTTCCACAGCTCGGGCGGCTGCTCGGACACGTCCCAGTCGCCGCTGTGATCGCGCGGCGAGAAGTACCGTTCCTTGCTACGACTGCCCTCTTCGTCTGCGCGCGCCCCGACAATCACACCGGTGAACGCCTCGGGTCGCTCCTCCTCGCGGTAGACCCCGTCAGGTCCCATGCGCATCCGTGGCCACGAACCGTCGAGGGTGTGGAGCAACGCATCGGTCTTGAGCGCCCGGCAACAGTTGAGGCGGCCGTGGGTGTGGTTCATGCCGGCGGCGAGTGCCTCGCGGTTCTGACCGACGACCATCTGCAGCTTCCATCGCCGCGCGAGCTCGTCGCGGTACGCGATCATCGACGGCACTTTGTAGCTGGTGTCGATGTGCACCAGCGGGAATGGCACGTGGCCGAAGAAGGCCTTGCGGGCCAGCCACAGCATCACCGTGGAGTCCTTGCCGATGGACCACAGCATGCAGAGCTGCCGGAAGTGCTTGTAGGCCTCGCGGAAGATGTAGATGCTCTGCTCTTCGAGCGCTTCGAGCGGCGTCATCCGAAAATCCCGGCTTTCGACAGTAAAATAGTCGAGTCGAGAGCCGCTGGGATGCTAGCGCAGCAATTCGCGGCCGTCGACGCGAGTTTCATTTTCGTGCGTCGGGCCGTATTTTTGCCCTCCGGTGGGCCCACGTCGGGGTCGTGAATACCCACGGCGCGGGCCCGCGTCTATGCTCCCCACGAGCTGCCCAGGGGTGACGCGCGTGCTTCGCGTGACACCGCGGCAGGCCGCTCGAGGAAGCCCATGCACGCCCTCACCCGTCTCGCCCTGCCCACCGTTGCCCTCGCGGGCGCCCTCTTCGCCGCCACCTCCGCCGAGGCGAAGCCCAACATCACGCGCAAGGGCGGCCAGTTCGGTATCACGCTCGGCGGTTCGGTGTGCATGCCCGGCGAGGCCAAGTGCAAGCGGTCGTTGCACGACCCCGACATCACCGTCGACGGCAAGACCCGCCCGTCCTTCGGTCTCGGCGCAGAGCTCGGCTACCGCTTCAAGCCGTGGATCTACGCTGGCGCGGCGTACAACCTCGGCTTCTTCGACACGCAGTATGAAGTGCAAGGCATGGGTGGCTTCAAGCGTGCGTACCAGAACAGCGTGTACGGCATCGTGAAGCCAATCTTGCCGGTGTGGCGCTTCGACTTCGGTCTCGGCATGGGCCCGGGCTTCTCGCGACAAGCGTTCATCATCAGCGGTGGCGACAAGCAGTACTCGCAGGGCTTCTCGTGGGTCTTCTCGCCGAGCATCGACGTCTTCGTCAGCCGACGCATCTTCCTCGGCGTGAAGGCGGACGTGCTGCTCAACGGCCACAACAAGGTCTGCCACGAGGTCGGTGACACCACCTCGTGCACCAAGGACCCGCAGAACCGCGACCTCGCCCCGGTTCACCAGCTGATCTTCGGCCTCCACGTGGGCGGCACCTTCCTGTAGTCGCCGCGCTCGCCACCAACCACGAAAAAACGGGGCTCGCCCGGCAAGGCGGCCCCGTTTTTTCATTGGTTCACGCCCATCGTCGAACGCCCGCGGGCGCTCGCCAGGACGGTCGGGCTCGAGCTCACTCGGGCGCGTCGGGATCCTCGGGCTCGTCCTTCTTCTCGTCCTGCTCCGGCGCACCGTCGATCTTGAGTGCGGCCGCCGGCGCACCTCCGCGACGGGCACCGGCGCCGGCGCCCTTGCGGTCCATGATCTCGCGCTTGCCGCTCGGTGCCTTCTTCTCCGGCTCGGGCCCGAGGGTCGGCGCGACGTTGTCGACGATCGTGTACTTGGCGAGCAGCTCGTCCTTCAGCTCGCGGCGCCCCTGATGCAGCTTGCGCTGCTCGAGGCGACTGACGATCTGATCCTCGAGCGCCTCCTTGGGCAGCTCGCCGGCCGGCCACTTCCCGGTGAGCTTGATGATGTGGTAGCCGAACTTGGTCTTCACCGGCTTGCTGACGTCGCCGACGTTCATCTCGAAGGCGACCTTGCTGAACTCCTCCGCCATGCGGTCGGCGGTGAAGATGCTGATGTCGCCACCCTTGGCCGCGGACGGCCCGGTGGACTTGTCCTTGGCGATCGCCGCGAAGTCGGCGTCGGGTGCCGTGACCAACTTGTAGATCTCTTCGGCCTTCGCCTTGGCCTCGGCGTCCCACTTGGCCTGCTCTTCGGGCGTGCCTTCGGGCGTCGGCTTCTCGGTGGCGCCGGGCTCGACGTGGGGATCCATGGCGGTCTTCGCCGGGCCCACCGGGATCAGGATGTGAGACGCCCGCACGCGCGGCTGGTCCGACTTCCAGTTGCCCTTGATCTTCTGATAGTCCTCTTCGATCTCCTCGGGCGTGACCTTGAGCTTGCCCGACTTGTCGAGGATGGCCTTCTCGCGCAGCTCCGCGATGTACATCTCGCGCAGGCTGGCCTCGGTCTCCCCGCGGCGCTCGAGGTGCTTGTCCCAGTCGCGGATGCCCCGCTTCTGCTGCTCCTCGCGCTCCTTCAGAGCGGCCTCGTCGTACTTCACGCCGAGCGACTCCGCCTCCTGCTTGAGCACCTCGTGGTAGATGAGGCGCTCGACGATGGACTTCCGGTAGCGGCGATCGGCCGACGCCGGGATCTCGCGACCACGGTCGGCGTACTTCTTGACCTTGAGGTCGTAGATCTCGCGGAACTTCGCGTTCGGGATCTCGACGCCGTTGACAGTGGCGATCGGCCCATCGGGAATCGCACCGAGTGCGGCACCAGCATCACCGGCGCTGTCCTTCGGTTGGATCTTCTCGAGGTCCTGCGCCTTCTCTGGCTTGGGCGGGTTGCCGCAGGCGATCGGGAACAGGAAGCTGCTGACGATATAGGGATACAGTCGACGCATGGGCGCTCCGAAATGCGGTGTCCAGCCATCGCGAACTTCGCGAGGCGGTCGGCCTTGGTTTCGCGGTGCGGACTATAAGCGACCCGCCCCGCGGCGAGCAAACCCGGCCGCGCGACGGCATGGAACCGCCTCGAGAGCCGCGGCGCGCCGGGCGAGGCCCAGCCGCCCCGGCAGCGTGAGCGCGAAATGCCAGCCGCGAGCGCCCCGGACCCCGCGCATGCCCTTCGTCGGCGTCGCCGCGCTGCACGCACGTGCATCAGAGCGCCAACGCACGGTGTCAGGGCCGTGCTGGACCGCGACCGAGGTTTGGCGTGAAGATGCCGCCGCCCATGACGCAACTGGTGCGCATCCGGCCGCGCGACGGCTCGCCGGCAGGTCTGCAGGCGGCGACGCCGGCGGCCGACGGCACCGGCACGTGCGGGCGCGTCTACCTCGAGACCTTCGGCTGCCAGATGAACGAGGCTGACTCGGCGCTGATCGCCGGTCGCCTCGCCGCGGCAGGGTACGCGCGCGTCGACGATCCCGCGACCGCCGACGTCATCCTCGTCAACACGTGTGCGATTCGTGAGAAGGCCGAGGATCGCGTGTGGGGTCGCACCAGCGATCTGCTCCGTCACACCCGCGAGAACCCAGCGCTCGTCATCGGCATCACCGGCTGCATGGCCGAGCACCTGCGCGAGAAGGTCGCCGAGCGAGCGCCGTACATCCGCATCGTCGCCGGCCCCGACAGCTACCGCGGCATCGCCGACATGGTCGCGCGCGCGCGCGCCGGGGAGCACGTGGTCGACGTACGCCTCGATCGCGACGAGACCTACGAGGGCCTCGACGGCATCCCCGACGACGACGGCATCAGCGGCCAGATCACGATTCAGCGCGGCTGCGACAAGTTCTGCAGCTTCTGCGTGGTGCCGTACACCCGCGGGCGTGAGCGCGGGGTGGCGCCGGCGGAGATCCTCCGCACTGCGCGGGCCCTGGCGGCACGCGGCTACCGCGAGGTGATGCTGCTGGGCCAGACCGTCAACTCGTACCGCCACGACGACGTCGACTTCTCGACGCTGCTGCGCATGGTCGCGCGCGTGGATGGCATCGAGCGCGTGCGCTTCACCAGCCCCTACCCGCGCGACGTCGACGAGCGACTGATCGAGACCATGGCGTGCGTGCCGGAGATCATGCCGCAGCTGCACCTACCGCTGCAGTCCGGCGCGGACGCGGTGCTGGAGCGCATGGGCCGTGGCCACGACCGCGAGAGCTACCTGCGGCTGGTCGAGCGGCTACGTGCGGCGATGCCGGAGCTCGCGCTGTCGACCGACCTGATGGTCGGCTTCTGCGGCGAGACCGAGGACGACCACGCCCAGACGCTCGCGCTCATGCGCGAGGTGAAGTTCGACACGGCGTTCATGTTCCAGTACAGCGATCGCGGCATCACCCACGCCGCGCGCAAGCTGGTCGACGACGTGCCGCCCGAGACCAAGGCCCGCCGCCTGCGCGAGATGATCGCCCTCCAGGAGGAGCACACGCGGGCGGCCCACGCCGCGCAGATCGGGCGCATCACCTCCGTGCTCGTCGGCGGCCCGACACACCGCGGCGATCGCCTGCGCGGTCGCACGCCCCAGGCCTTCACGGCCCTGCTGCCGCTCGACGCCGCACGCACGGGCGACATCGTCGAGATCCTCGTGACCGACAGCACCGGCCACTCGCTGGTCGCCGAGCCCGTGCGGGCGCCGAAAGCCGAACCATGAACCGACCCAAGTCGAAGCCTGCCGCGACCGACGGCGCCGCGACCGTCGAGCCCCCCGCCGACAGCGCGAACACCCGGGTATCGCGGCATATCCAGCCGCTGGGCCCCCGCGTGTTGGTGCGCATCGTCAAGAACCCCGACCGCTCCGAGGCGGGGTTGTTCCTGCCGCAGGGCGTGAAGGATGCCCACGCCGCAGCACTGCTCGGCGAGGTGGTCGAGGTCGCGCGCACGATGCCGAAGTCCGACGCGAGCCTCGACGACGACGACGACGACGACGACGAGCCCGACCTCGGCAAGAACGTCAGCGGTATCCCGCTCGGCGCCAACGTGTTGTTCGAGAAGGAGCGCGGGATCGCGGTGCCGTGGGACGAGACGCTCAGAATCCTCGAGGTGCGCTACGTGCTCGCGCTGGTCGACATCATCACGCAGGACGAGATCCAGTGACGGTCGCGCGACGACTCGGCGCGATCGCGCTCGCATCGTGCTTGGTCGCCCAGGAGGCACTGGCAGCGCCGCCACAAACCCAGGAGCGCACGGTCTCGGAGGGCGTCGACCGACCGATCCACGACTACTCGTCGGAAGGCGACGCCAGCAGCATGGAGCTCAACCCGGCGCTGCTCAGCGCGGCGCCCGGCCTCGACGTGGCGTTGTTGGGCTACCAGGCGCTGTCGACCTACGCGCGCGGCAGCGGCTTCGGTGCGTTCGTCGCGGCCAATCTGCGCTTCGGCCTCGCGCTCGGGTTCGGGGCCCAGTTCCTGCAGCCGCGCCTGGGCAAGGGCATCTTCGACTTCGCAGAGTCACGCAACCCCTCGGCAACGAAGCTGACGTGGGCGTTCTCCGCTGGCCTCGGCGAGAAGGGCTCGTTCGGCATCGCGGTGCACGGCATCCGCAGCGAGAACCAGTGGCTGCGGCGGCCGGACCTCGACCTCGGCGCGATGTACCGCATCCGCAACTACGGCTCGATCGGCCTCACCGCCCGGCTCGGCCCCGGAGATCTGCGCGACGACGAGTTCCGCTCCGAAGCTGCACTCATCGGCGAGGTCTCGCTGCGCCCGCTCGGCACGCGCACGCTCGAGCTCGCCGGTGGCGTGCGGGCCGTGCTCGCGCGGGCAGAGCCCGGCACCGCGCTGTCGCGCTTGGGCGGCACCGCCGGGCTGTACCCGCGCGGTCGCCTGGCGCTGCGGCATCGCGGCGTGGCGCTGCTCGGCGAGGTCGAGCAGGTCGAGGTCACGACACTCGATCAGACCAGCCTGCAGCCGCTACGCACCGACCGAGCGCTGCGCGGTTCGGTCGCGCTCGAGCTCGGCTGGGACTTCGTGCGCGCGCGCGCGGGGCTGCACGCCGGGCTCGGCAGCGGCGTCGATGGCCTCGGCTTCGAGGCCCACCTGTCGAGCCGTCGCAACGACCGCGTGTTCTGGCCACGTCGCATCGACGCCGAGCGCATCGATCTCGCGGAGGTTTCCGACGAGACCAGCCTGATCGCGATGCTCGAACGACTCGAGCGCGCGCGGGCGGCCGGTGAGCGCAGCGTGCTGGTGGTCTATCCCCCGGGCAAGGCCGGCTGGGGCACGCTGTGGGAGCTGCGGCAGGCGCTCGTGCGGGTGCGCGACGCGGGCGGCCACGTGTTCGCGTATCTCGAGGGCGCGAGCCTGCCGGCGTACTACGTGGCAACTGCGGCCGAGCGGATCTACATGCATCCGGCCGGCTCGCTCGAGGCCTACGGCATCGCCAGCACCAGCTTCTACTTCAAGGACGCGCTGGCGAAGCTCGGCGTGCGCGCCGAAGTGATCCGCATCGACGAGTACAAGAGCGCCGGCGAGTCGTTCACCGAGAACGCCCCCACCGCGCCCGATCGCGAGCAGAAGCAAGCCGTGCTCGAGGCGACCTACGCCCAGGCGGTCGGCGACATCGCGCGCGCGCGCAAGCTGGCGCGCAGCACCGTGCGAGCTGCGTTCGACGCAGCGCCGCAGACCCCCGAGCAGGCGGTGGAGGCCGCGCTCGTCGACGAGGTGGTGTTCCGCGATCAGCTGCTCGAGCGGGTCTCCGACGTGATCGGCGCGCAGGTCGAGTTCAAGCGTTTCCCCGATGCCGATCACGGCGCGGCAACCTGGTCCGACGCACCGTACATCGGCGTGGTCCTGGTCGAGGGCACCATCATCGATGGCGAGAGCCGC encodes:
- a CDS encoding sulfate adenylyltransferase subunit 2 — encoded protein: MTPLEALEEQSIYIFREAYKHFRQLCMLWSIGKDSTVMLWLARKAFFGHVPFPLVHIDTSYKVPSMIAYRDELARRWKLQMVVGQNREALAAGMNHTHGRLNCCRALKTDALLHTLDGSWPRMRMGPDGVYREEERPEAFTGVIVGARADEEGSRSKERYFSPRDHSGDWDVSEQPPELWNQFKTDFAAGTHVRIHPLLDWTETNVWEYIERERIPIIDIYFDDGTGHRYRSIGCECCTSKIESTARTTGDILVELRRTNVPERAGRAQDQEDTYAMEKLRREGYM
- a CDS encoding peptidylprolyl isomerase, with amino-acid sequence MRRLYPYIVSSFLFPIACGNPPKPEKAQDLEKIQPKDSAGDAGAALGAIPDGPIATVNGVEIPNAKFREIYDLKVKKYADRGREIPASADRRYRKSIVERLIYHEVLKQEAESLGVKYDEAALKEREEQQKRGIRDWDKHLERRGETEASLREMYIAELREKAILDKSGKLKVTPEEIEEDYQKIKGNWKSDQPRVRASHILIPVGPAKTAMDPHVEPGATEKPTPEGTPEEQAKWDAEAKAKAEEIYKLVTAPDADFAAIAKDKSTGPSAAKGGDISIFTADRMAEEFSKVAFEMNVGDVSKPVKTKFGYHIIKLTGKWPAGELPKEALEDQIVSRLEQRKLHQGRRELKDELLAKYTIVDNVAPTLGPEPEKKAPSGKREIMDRKGAGAGARRGGAPAAALKIDGAPEQDEKKDEPEDPDAPE
- the miaB gene encoding tRNA (N6-isopentenyl adenosine(37)-C2)-methylthiotransferase MiaB, whose amino-acid sequence is MTQLVRIRPRDGSPAGLQAATPAADGTGTCGRVYLETFGCQMNEADSALIAGRLAAAGYARVDDPATADVILVNTCAIREKAEDRVWGRTSDLLRHTRENPALVIGITGCMAEHLREKVAERAPYIRIVAGPDSYRGIADMVARARAGEHVVDVRLDRDETYEGLDGIPDDDGISGQITIQRGCDKFCSFCVVPYTRGRERGVAPAEILRTARALAARGYREVMLLGQTVNSYRHDDVDFSTLLRMVARVDGIERVRFTSPYPRDVDERLIETMACVPEIMPQLHLPLQSGADAVLERMGRGHDRESYLRLVERLRAAMPELALSTDLMVGFCGETEDDHAQTLALMREVKFDTAFMFQYSDRGITHAARKLVDDVPPETKARRLREMIALQEEHTRAAHAAQIGRITSVLVGGPTHRGDRLRGRTPQAFTALLPLDAARTGDIVEILVTDSTGHSLVAEPVRAPKAEP
- a CDS encoding co-chaperone GroES; amino-acid sequence: MQPLGPRVLVRIVKNPDRSEAGLFLPQGVKDAHAAALLGEVVEVARTMPKSDASLDDDDDDDDEPDLGKNVSGIPLGANVLFEKERGIAVPWDETLRILEVRYVLALVDIITQDEIQ
- the sppA gene encoding signal peptide peptidase SppA, whose product is MTVARRLGAIALASCLVAQEALAAPPQTQERTVSEGVDRPIHDYSSEGDASSMELNPALLSAAPGLDVALLGYQALSTYARGSGFGAFVAANLRFGLALGFGAQFLQPRLGKGIFDFAESRNPSATKLTWAFSAGLGEKGSFGIAVHGIRSENQWLRRPDLDLGAMYRIRNYGSIGLTARLGPGDLRDDEFRSEAALIGEVSLRPLGTRTLELAGGVRAVLARAEPGTALSRLGGTAGLYPRGRLALRHRGVALLGEVEQVEVTTLDQTSLQPLRTDRALRGSVALELGWDFVRARAGLHAGLGSGVDGLGFEAHLSSRRNDRVFWPRRIDAERIDLAEVSDETSLIAMLERLERARAAGERSVLVVYPPGKAGWGTLWELRQALVRVRDAGGHVFAYLEGASLPAYYVATAAERIYMHPAGSLEAYGIASTSFYFKDALAKLGVRAEVIRIDEYKSAGESFTENAPTAPDREQKQAVLEATYAQAVGDIARARKLARSTVRAAFDAAPQTPEQAVEAALVDEVVFRDQLLERVSDVIGAQVEFKRFPDADHGAATWSDAPYIGVVLVEGTIIDGESRTIPLLGLHFVGGDTIARTLRELRGDPACKGIVLRVNSGGGSALASDVMWREVQLTREAQQKDPRTQPPIVVSMGDVAASGGYYVATGTDTVFADPVTITGSIGVISIHPDVSGLLAKLGVTAVTMKQGQNPDIQAPWHPYDDDQRARVQASIEHTYELFRSRVADGRKLAVERVHELGRGRVWIGAKAKQVGLVDHIGGLHEAIAQLRKRAGIRGRAELPLRVLPEQRSLVELVLGALGFGRERRDPSARATTRTRRDRARGPRRRGELELPPALDVALARGPLSLLFLAPGKAHAILPWSLQ